Proteins co-encoded in one Myripristis murdjan chromosome 4, fMyrMur1.1, whole genome shotgun sequence genomic window:
- the slc9a7 gene encoding sodium/hydrogen exchanger 7 isoform X1 produces the protein MDAFRQPRRRRGACATPETMLSALIILLNTIRGMKAEDDGMEELATEKEAEESHRQDSVNLLTFILLLTLTILTIWLFKHRRVRFLHETGLAMIYGLLVGVILRYGIPATSYHNKTPPSCSLKEGPVSTLLLNVSGKFFEYTLKGEINSREIHNVEQNDMLRKVTFDPEVFFNILLPPIIFHAGYSLKKRHFFRNLGSIITYAFLGTAISCFVIGNLMYGVVKLMQVVGQLTDKFYYTDCLFFGAIISATDPVTVLAIFNELHADVDLYALLFGESVMNDAVAIVLSSSIVAYQPSGANTHMFDASAFFKSVGVFLGIFSGSFAMGAVTGVVTALVTKFTKLHCFPLLETALFFLMSWSTFLLAEACGFTGVVAVLFCGITQAHYTYNNLSEESTKRTKQLFEVLHFLAENFIFSYMGLALFTFQNHIFSPIFIVGAFIAIFIGRASNIYPLSFLLNLGRRHKIKGNFQHMMMFAGLRGAMAFALAIRDTATYARQMMFTTTLLIVFFTVWVFGGGTTPMLSWLHIRVGGSKALQRQHRHYEKWQYMRVGVDPDQDPQPSGDNFQVLHGDGPQAEGQSKTKQESAWLFRLWYTFDHNYLKPILTHSGPPLTTTLPSCCGPLARCLTSPQAYENHEQLRDHDSDLILNDGDLTLTYGDTAITANGASGGSGADAPGGSGWSVNGKRSGSTSEEALERELDSREQELLSRGTRLVFPIEDHV, from the exons ATGGACGCTTTCCGACAGCCGAGGCGGCGCCGGGGAGCCTGTGCTACACCAGAGACGATGTTGTCCGCTTTGATTATCCTGCTGAACACGATCCGTGGGATGAAGGCAGAGGACGACGGAATGGAGGAACTTGCCACTGAGAAAGAAGCCGAGGAAAGTCACCGTCAGGACAGCGTTAAtctgctgacattcattttgcTGCTGACCTTAACGATCCTCACGATATGGCTCTTCAAACACAGACGGGTCCGGTTCCTCCACGAAACCGGGCTGGCAATGATATACG GTTTGCTGGTGGGTGTGATTCTACGCTACGGCATCCCTGCCACGAGCTACCACAACAAAACCCCACCAAGCTGCTCCCTGAAGGAAGGGCCTGTCAGCACCCTGCTGCTTAATGTCAGCGGCAAGTTCTTTGAGTACACCCTCAAAGGCGAGATCAACTCTCGTGAGATTCACAACGTGGAGCAGAATGACATGCTGCGCAAG GTTACATTTGACCCTGAAGTTTTCTTCAACATTTTGCTGCCTCCAATCATTTTCCATGCTGGATACAGTCTAAAAAAG AGACACTTCTTCAGGAACCTGGGCTCCATCATAACATATGCTTTCCTGGGCACTGCCATCTCCTGTTTCGTTATTGG GAACCTCATGTACGGTGTGGTCAAACTGATGCAAGTGGTTGGACAGCTGACTGATAAGTTCTACTACACCGACTGCCTTTTCTTTGGAGCCATCATTTCTGCCACAGACCCag TGACGGTGCTGGCCATCTTCAACGAGCTCCACGCAGACGTCGACCTCTACGCTCTGCTGTTTGGAGAAAGCGTTATGAACGATGCAGTGGCCATTGTGCTTTCCTC GTCTATCGTGGCCTACCAGCCCAGtggagccaacacacacatgtttgATGCCTCAGCTTTTTTCAAGTCTGTCGGTGTTTTCCTGGGCATTTTCAGCGGCTCCTTCGCCATGGGTGCAGTGACCGGGGTCGTCACAGCCCTC GTGACCAAGTTCACCAAGCTGCACTGTTTCCCGCTGCTGGAGACGGCGCTCTTCTTCCTCATGTCCTGGAGCACCTTTCTGCTCGCCGAGGCCTGTGGATTTACAG GTGTTGTGGCTGTCCTGTTCTGTGGGATCACGCAGGCTCACTACACCTACAACAACCTCTCCGAAGAGTCCACAAAGCGCACCAAGCAG CTCTTTGAGGTCCTGCACTTTCTGGCTGAGAATTTCATCTTCTCCTACATGGGCTTGGCTCTGTTCACCTTCCAGAACCACATTTTCAGCCCTATCTTCATTGTCGGAGCTTTT ATTGCCATTTTTATTGGACGAGCCTCCAACATTTatcccctctccttccttctcaaCCTCGGCCGCAGGCACAAGATAAAGGGAAACTTCCAGCACATGATGATGTTTGCAG GCCTGCGGGGGGCGATGGCTTTCGCCCTGGCCATCCGGGACACGGCCACCTACGCCCGCCAGATGATGTTCACCACAACGCTGCTCATTGTCTTCTTCACTGTCTGGGTGTTTGGTGGCGGGACGACACCCATGCTGTCCTGGCTTCACATCAG AGTTGGGGGCAGCAAAGCATTGCAGAGACAGCACCGTCATTATGAAAAGTGGCAGTACATGAG GGTCGGAGTGGACCCAGACCAGGATCCACAGCCCTCTGGAGACAACTTCCAGGTCCTGCATGGG gacgGGCCCCAGGCTGAAGGACAAAGTAAAACCAAACAGGAGAGTGCCTGGCTCTTCAGACTGTGGTACACCTTTGACCACAA TTACCTGAAGCCCATCCTGACGCACAGCGGTCCGCCCCTCACCACCACTCTGCCCAGCTGCTGTGGACCACTGGCACGCTGTCTGACCAGCCCGCAGGCATATGAG AACCACGAGCAGCTGAGGGACCACGACTCGGACCTCATCCTCAACGACGGCGACCTGACCCTCACCTACGGTGACACCGCCATCACAGCCAACGGGGCGTCTGGCGGCAGCGGGGCAGATGCGCCCGGGGGTTCAGGCTGGAGCGTGAACGGAAAACGGAGCGGCAGCACCTCAGAGGAGGCGCTGGAGCGTGAGCTTGACTCCCGTGAGCAGGAGCTGCTGAGCCGAGGCACACGCCTTGTTTTCCCCATCGAGGATCATGTCTGA
- the slc9a7 gene encoding sodium/hydrogen exchanger 7 isoform X2 — translation MDAFRQPRRRRGACATPETMLSALIILLNTIRGMKAEDDGMEELATEKEAEESHRQDSVNLLTFILLLTLTILTIWLFKHRRVRFLHETGLAMIYGLLVGVILRYGIPATSYHNKTPPSCSLKEGPVSTLLLNVSGKFFEYTLKGEINSREIHNVEQNDMLRKVTFDPEVFFNILLPPIIFHAGYSLKKRHFFRNLGSIITYAFLGTAISCFVIGNLMYGVVKLMQVVGQLTDKFYYTDCLFFGAIISATDPVTVLAIFNELHADVDLYALLFGESVMNDAVAIVLSSSIVAYQPSGANTHMFDASAFFKSVGVFLGIFSGSFAMGAVTGVVTALVTKFTKLHCFPLLETALFFLMSWSTFLLAEACGFTGVVAVLFCGITQAHYTYNNLSEESTKRTKQLFEVLHFLAENFIFSYMGLALFTFQNHIFSPIFIVGAFIAIFIGRASNIYPLSFLLNLGRRHKIKGNFQHMMMFAGLRGAMAFALAIRDTATYARQMMFTTTLLIVFFTVWVFGGGTTPMLSWLHIRVGVDPDQDPQPSGDNFQVLHGDGPQAEGQSKTKQESAWLFRLWYTFDHNYLKPILTHSGPPLTTTLPSCCGPLARCLTSPQAYENHEQLRDHDSDLILNDGDLTLTYGDTAITANGASGGSGADAPGGSGWSVNGKRSGSTSEEALERELDSREQELLSRGTRLVFPIEDHV, via the exons ATGGACGCTTTCCGACAGCCGAGGCGGCGCCGGGGAGCCTGTGCTACACCAGAGACGATGTTGTCCGCTTTGATTATCCTGCTGAACACGATCCGTGGGATGAAGGCAGAGGACGACGGAATGGAGGAACTTGCCACTGAGAAAGAAGCCGAGGAAAGTCACCGTCAGGACAGCGTTAAtctgctgacattcattttgcTGCTGACCTTAACGATCCTCACGATATGGCTCTTCAAACACAGACGGGTCCGGTTCCTCCACGAAACCGGGCTGGCAATGATATACG GTTTGCTGGTGGGTGTGATTCTACGCTACGGCATCCCTGCCACGAGCTACCACAACAAAACCCCACCAAGCTGCTCCCTGAAGGAAGGGCCTGTCAGCACCCTGCTGCTTAATGTCAGCGGCAAGTTCTTTGAGTACACCCTCAAAGGCGAGATCAACTCTCGTGAGATTCACAACGTGGAGCAGAATGACATGCTGCGCAAG GTTACATTTGACCCTGAAGTTTTCTTCAACATTTTGCTGCCTCCAATCATTTTCCATGCTGGATACAGTCTAAAAAAG AGACACTTCTTCAGGAACCTGGGCTCCATCATAACATATGCTTTCCTGGGCACTGCCATCTCCTGTTTCGTTATTGG GAACCTCATGTACGGTGTGGTCAAACTGATGCAAGTGGTTGGACAGCTGACTGATAAGTTCTACTACACCGACTGCCTTTTCTTTGGAGCCATCATTTCTGCCACAGACCCag TGACGGTGCTGGCCATCTTCAACGAGCTCCACGCAGACGTCGACCTCTACGCTCTGCTGTTTGGAGAAAGCGTTATGAACGATGCAGTGGCCATTGTGCTTTCCTC GTCTATCGTGGCCTACCAGCCCAGtggagccaacacacacatgtttgATGCCTCAGCTTTTTTCAAGTCTGTCGGTGTTTTCCTGGGCATTTTCAGCGGCTCCTTCGCCATGGGTGCAGTGACCGGGGTCGTCACAGCCCTC GTGACCAAGTTCACCAAGCTGCACTGTTTCCCGCTGCTGGAGACGGCGCTCTTCTTCCTCATGTCCTGGAGCACCTTTCTGCTCGCCGAGGCCTGTGGATTTACAG GTGTTGTGGCTGTCCTGTTCTGTGGGATCACGCAGGCTCACTACACCTACAACAACCTCTCCGAAGAGTCCACAAAGCGCACCAAGCAG CTCTTTGAGGTCCTGCACTTTCTGGCTGAGAATTTCATCTTCTCCTACATGGGCTTGGCTCTGTTCACCTTCCAGAACCACATTTTCAGCCCTATCTTCATTGTCGGAGCTTTT ATTGCCATTTTTATTGGACGAGCCTCCAACATTTatcccctctccttccttctcaaCCTCGGCCGCAGGCACAAGATAAAGGGAAACTTCCAGCACATGATGATGTTTGCAG GCCTGCGGGGGGCGATGGCTTTCGCCCTGGCCATCCGGGACACGGCCACCTACGCCCGCCAGATGATGTTCACCACAACGCTGCTCATTGTCTTCTTCACTGTCTGGGTGTTTGGTGGCGGGACGACACCCATGCTGTCCTGGCTTCACATCAG GGTCGGAGTGGACCCAGACCAGGATCCACAGCCCTCTGGAGACAACTTCCAGGTCCTGCATGGG gacgGGCCCCAGGCTGAAGGACAAAGTAAAACCAAACAGGAGAGTGCCTGGCTCTTCAGACTGTGGTACACCTTTGACCACAA TTACCTGAAGCCCATCCTGACGCACAGCGGTCCGCCCCTCACCACCACTCTGCCCAGCTGCTGTGGACCACTGGCACGCTGTCTGACCAGCCCGCAGGCATATGAG AACCACGAGCAGCTGAGGGACCACGACTCGGACCTCATCCTCAACGACGGCGACCTGACCCTCACCTACGGTGACACCGCCATCACAGCCAACGGGGCGTCTGGCGGCAGCGGGGCAGATGCGCCCGGGGGTTCAGGCTGGAGCGTGAACGGAAAACGGAGCGGCAGCACCTCAGAGGAGGCGCTGGAGCGTGAGCTTGACTCCCGTGAGCAGGAGCTGCTGAGCCGAGGCACACGCCTTGTTTTCCCCATCGAGGATCATGTCTGA
- the rp2 gene encoding protein XRP2 — MGCFFSKKSRRKSAEKEERTQTTTTAETTSSSTVPLGNNTEEAPKQYSWDKREKVDPKDYMVTGIKDATVGRLPGKLNGQQFVIQDCENCNIYVFDHSATITIDDCVNCRIVLGPVKGSVFFRDCKDIKCVVACQQFRTRDCKKMEVFLCCATQPIIESSTGMKFGCFQYYYPELAFHFKDAGLSIFNNNWSNIHDFTPVSGENNWSLLPEAAVVLDHVPAPDPESEFKSVRISTEPARSIVPLTKGGRRKDSEESCLFVFFAGDYTTANARKLIDEATAKGFVLIQTKEVSMRPEDVKRVFQNNAEGLVEWITKGPVIALELNGDGVVEACKNIAHEVFSGTKVFVSDNKNTSSRDVDNFFNFADMQMGL; from the exons ATGGGGTGCTTCTTCTCAAAAAAATCCCGAAGAAAATCAGCTGAGAAAGAGGAGCGTACGCAGACCACGACGACTGCTGAAACTACGTCAAGCAGCACCGTTCCCCTTGGCAATAACACCGAAGAAGCACCGAAACAATACAGCTGGGATAAGCGTGAAAAG GTTGATCCGAAGGACTACATGGTGACAGGCATCAAAGATGCCACAGTAGGCCGTCTGCCTGGCAAACTGAACGGGCAGCAGTTTGTCATCCAGGACTGTGAGAACTGCAACATCTACGTGTTCGACCACTCTGCCACCATCACCATCGATGACTGTGTCAACTGTCGCATTGTTTTGGGACCCGTCAAGGGCAGTGTGTTTTTCAGAGACTGCAAGGACATCAAGTGCGTGGTGGCCTGTCAGCAGTTTCGCACACGAGACTGTAAGAAGATGGAGGTGTTCTTGTGCTGTGCCACTCAGCCCATCATCGAGTCGTCGACAGGCATGAAGTTTGGCTGCTTTCAGTACTATTACCCCGAGCTGGCCTTCCACTTCAAGGACGCCGGGCTCAGCATATTCAATAATAACTGGAGCAACATCCACGATTTCACGCCGGTGTCTGGAGAGAACAACTGGAGCTTGTTGCCCGAGGCAGCCGTGGTTCTGGATCACGTGCCGGCTCCAGATCCCGAGTCTGAGTTCAAGTCCGTTCGGATCTCCACTGAACCAGCACGCAGCATCGTGCCTTTGACAAAGGGAGGGAGGCGTAAGGACAGCGAGGAGTCCtgcctctttgtgtttttcgCTGGGGACTACACCACTGCAAATGCCCGCAAACTCATTGATGAg GCAACTGCCAAAGGTTTCGTGTTGATCCAGACTAAAGAAGTCTCGATGCGACCCGAGGATGTGAAGCGAGTGTTTCAGAACAACGCAGAGGGGCTTGTGGAGTGGATCACTAAAG GCCCAGTTATTGCTCTTGAGTTGAACGGTGATGGAGTCGTGGAAGCCTGCAAGAATATAGCCCATGAAGTGTTCAGTGGGACCAAG gtttttgtttccGATAACAAAAATACATCCTCTCGGGATGTGGACAACTTCTTCAACTTCGCCGACATGCAGATGGGCTTGTAA